CCCTTCCGAGATCGAGGCGGCATTCGCGGCGATGCGCAGCCAGCGCGCGGACGGCGTCCTCGTCCTGCGGGACGCGGAGTTCCGTGCGCAGCGCGCCCAGATCGTGGCCCTCGCCGCCAAGCACCGGCTCCCGGGGATGTACGGACTCCGGGAGGAGGCGGAGGCGGGCGGCCTCATGGCCTATGGAGCGAGCGTTCCCCAGTTGTTCCGGCGCGCCGCCACCTACGTGGACAGGATTCTCAAGGGCGCCAAGCCCGCGGACCTTCCCGTGGAGCAGCCCACCAAGTTCGAGCTGGTCATCAACCTCAAGACCGCCAAGGCCCTCGGGCTGACGATCCCGCCATCGCTGCTGCAGCAGGCGGACCAAGTCATCCAATAGGGGACGAAACCCGGCATTCCGGAAGAGCACCGCCCCTTGGACGAGCCCGTAGGCGAGCCTATAATCACGCCCAGGGGGATTGCCGTATGGGTGCCACGCAGAAGTATTCCATCATCGACCCCGCCACGGGCAAGATCGACCGCGGCATCTTCAGTGACCAGGCCGTCTACGACCAGGAGATGGAGAAGATCTTCGGGCGCGCCTGGCTGATGATCGGCCACGAGAGCCTGGTGCCGAAGGTCAACGACTTCTTCCACACGTACATGGGTGAAGACCCCGTCATCCTGACGCGCGACGGCCAGGGCCGGCTGCACGCGCTCCTGAACATGTGCCGGCACCGCGGCAACCGTGTGGTCCGCTGCGACGACGGCAATGCCACGCGCTTCATGTGCACCTATCACGGCTGGACGTATGGCAGCGACGGCAAGCTGGAGCACGTGGCCGGGATGTCCGAGGCCTACTACGACGCGCTTGACAAGCCGTCGCTGGGCCTCGTCCAGGCCCGGGTCGACACGTATGCGGGGATCGTGTTCGCCACGTGGGCCGAGGATGCCCCGAGCCTCGAGGCCTTCCTGGGAGACGCGCGCTGGTACCTGGACACCGTCTTCAACCGGCGCGACGGCGGGATGCAGGCGCTCGGCCCGATGAAGTGGCTCGAGCCGGTCAACTGGAAGACCATGGTGGACAATTGCTCCGACAACTACCACGTGCCCACCACTCATCTGTCGAGCGCGAGGGTCCAGACCCGCTACCTCGGACGCCCACCGCTCTCCCACAAGGATCAGTTCGAGAGCCCGAACAAGCACGTCTTCGTCAACGGCCACTCGCTGACGTTCCGGGAGGCGCCCGACAATACGCCACGCTACGTGCACGGCATCTCGAAGGATACCTTCCCTCTCTTTCAGGCGTACCACGAGGCCACCCTTCCCGAGGTGGAGCGCCGGCTGGGCGCGTTCCGCGCACGCCACGTCCAGCTCGGCAACCACAGCATCTTTCCGAACGGCGTGCTGGGATTCCGGCTCGCCCTCCCGCGCGGTCCCTTGCAGACCGAGTTCTGGCACTTCGTGCTGCTCGAGAAGGACGCCCCCGAAGCGCTCAAGCACGCGATCCGGATCGGGAGTCAGGCCAACAACGGCGCGGCGGGGCTCTTCGAGCAGGATGACGTCGACAACTGGCGCCAGGTGACGGCGGCGAGCAAGAGCCGCCTCGGCCGCCGGATATCCCAGGATCTGTCGATGGGCCTTGGCCACGCGGGCGCGCATCCCGAGTACCCGGGCGTGGTCTCCGAGCGTTACATCTCCGAGAACAACCAGCGGCTCTTCTACCAGCGCTGGGAGGAGTTCATGAATGCCGAGAGCTGGGCGGACATCCCGATCGCGCCGATCACCGCGCGCTTCGAAGGCACGGCCACCCTCCACGGGTAGCGCGAAGCGCCGCGTGGGGAAGCACGCGAGCGCCAAGGTCACTACGGTGACCGTGACACCCCGCCAGGCCTTGTGGCTGGAGCTGATGGCCTTCTACACCCACGAGGCCTGGCTGCTGGACGAGCGGAAGTTCAAGGAATGGCTGGACCTGTTCACGGACGACGTGCTGTATTTCATGCCCCGCCGGAAGAACGTGCTGCGTCGCGAGGCGCACCGCGAAGTAACACCGCTGGGAGACCTCTCCCTGATCGAGGACGACCGGCGCTACCTGGAGATGCGGGTGGCGCGCCTGGAAACCGGCATGGCGTGGGGAGAGGATCCTCCCTCACGCACGCGCCATCTGATCGGAAACCTGGTGGCGGAGCCGCTGTCTAAAGGCGAGGTGAAGGCCAAGACCGCCTTCCTCGTGTACCGCTCGCACCTGGAGACGGATCACCAGCTCCTGGCCGGGAGCCGCGAGGACGTGCTGCGCCGGGTGAACGGCGCCTGGAAGATCGCCAAGCGCACCGTCCTGCTAGACGCCAACGTCCTCCTGGACAAAAACCTCAGCATCTTCCTTTAGCCCCCGTCATCGAACCGCCCCCTCACCCTACCCTCTCCCCCGATGGGGGAGAGGGATGAATTTGGGCTTGCCTCGCTGCGTTCTTCTTTCTGATCCCTCTCCCCCCAGTGGGGGAGAGGGCCGCAGTTCGAGCTGAAGGGCGAAGCCCTGAGGCGAGGGCTGGGTAGATCAGGGGGAGCTCGTCCTCGCGCATGCTGCTCAGTAGCCCTTCAGAAACGCGAGGACGTGGGCAGTGTACTCCTCGGGCTTCTCGAACGGGGGCCAGTGGCCGCAGTTGTTCAAGAGCACCACGCGCGAGTTGGTGACGTGGTTGAGAATGGCGATGCTCACCTCGAAGGCGACCATGCGGTCATAGCGTCCGTGAATCAAGAGCACGGGCGCCTGGATCCCGGCCAGCTCCGGCGTGTAGTCGTGCGGCACGCTCACTGACTGCCGCCGCGCCTCGTCGAATGCCGGCGACCAGGTGTGGGCCCGGTGGATATAGTCCACCAGCTCGTCGGTGACCAGCGCCTCGTCGTCGATGTGCACGCGCAGGTACCGGCGGATGTTCTCGCGCGTGGGATCGGCGAGGGCCTCGCGCGTGGCCCGATTGCCCTCCGAGGGCCGGTTCGCCATCAGGTAGCGGTCCCCGCCGGTGCCGATGTGCGATCCGCCCATCACGAACCTGTTGACCCGATCCGGGTACGTGATGGCCGCCACCATGGAGGATTGCCCGCCCTGCGAGTTGCCGACGAAGTGCGCCCGCAGGATGCCTAGCGCGTCCAGGAGAGCGACGGCGGTCCGCGCCTGCACAGCATGGACGCCCTCCTTGTAGACAATCGGCCCGGTCTTGCTGAAGTTGGGCAGATCCATGAGGATGCACCGGAAGTGCCGCGAGAGAACGCCCATGGTCTTGTGGAAGGTGATCCACGCCGTCGTGCCCGGGCCATAAGAGTGCAGGAAGAGCACCGGCTCGCCGGCGCCGATGTCGTGGTAGTGCACCGTCATGCCGCCGGCCTGAACGGTCTTGCTCGTCTCTGACTCCGTGAGTCCACTCGATGTGATGAACGCCATCTATCTCTCCTTGTCAGGCAAGGCAAAGCCGCGCGCAGGAGGCACGAATACTGCTCTGGTGCGCGTACGCCTGTCAAGGCAGCAACCAGGTTGCGCTACGGAACCCCCGCGGGCTGACACAGGGTGTATACACTGTTCCGCGTGAGCCCTGCGATCGCGCCTGCCCGATGCCGGTACCGATCCATCTTCACCTCGGCGACCCGGCGAGAGAGGAGCGCCAACTTCGAGGCGTACTGGGCCTACTCGGTGGGCCGCGACGGAGACATCCTCCAGGACGAGAAGGATCTCGTGAAGAAGCGGGAGATCCTGGCCGGTTTCCAGGCACATCCCGTGCGGTCGCGCCGCCCCCTGGCCGACCCCGCGCGCTTCTATCGCAACCACGTGATCATGCAGGACGATCCCCGGACCCTCGACCGGGAGACGCTGCTCCTGACCTTCCTCTACAAGTTCGCCCGCCACGAATACGTCGGCATCTCCGCGGCCTGGGACACGATGGAACGGATGACCGAGTCGTCTTCGATGATCGAGAAGATCAGCACGTATCACCTCTGCGAGGAGTTCAGTCACATGCGCCTCTTCCAGGAGATCTTCCGGACGTTTCACCTCGATCAGGTGGAATGGGTCCCCCTCGGGAAATGGATGAGCCGCATGTACCGCGTCTTCCCCCTGCTCCCGGAGGCGATGCTGGCCCCGCCCGCCTTCGTGA
This window of the Candidatus Methylomirabilota bacterium genome carries:
- a CDS encoding SRPBCC family protein; this translates as MGATQKYSIIDPATGKIDRGIFSDQAVYDQEMEKIFGRAWLMIGHESLVPKVNDFFHTYMGEDPVILTRDGQGRLHALLNMCRHRGNRVVRCDDGNATRFMCTYHGWTYGSDGKLEHVAGMSEAYYDALDKPSLGLVQARVDTYAGIVFATWAEDAPSLEAFLGDARWYLDTVFNRRDGGMQALGPMKWLEPVNWKTMVDNCSDNYHVPTTHLSSARVQTRYLGRPPLSHKDQFESPNKHVFVNGHSLTFREAPDNTPRYVHGISKDTFPLFQAYHEATLPEVERRLGAFRARHVQLGNHSIFPNGVLGFRLALPRGPLQTEFWHFVLLEKDAPEALKHAIRIGSQANNGAAGLFEQDDVDNWRQVTAASKSRLGRRISQDLSMGLGHAGAHPEYPGVVSERYISENNQRLFYQRWEEFMNAESWADIPIAPITARFEGTATLHG
- a CDS encoding aromatic-ring-hydroxylating dioxygenase subunit beta; amino-acid sequence: MGKHASAKVTTVTVTPRQALWLELMAFYTHEAWLLDERKFKEWLDLFTDDVLYFMPRRKNVLRREAHREVTPLGDLSLIEDDRRYLEMRVARLETGMAWGEDPPSRTRHLIGNLVAEPLSKGEVKAKTAFLVYRSHLETDHQLLAGSREDVLRRVNGAWKIAKRTVLLDANVLLDKNLSIFL
- a CDS encoding alpha/beta hydrolase, which codes for MAFITSSGLTESETSKTVQAGGMTVHYHDIGAGEPVLFLHSYGPGTTAWITFHKTMGVLSRHFRCILMDLPNFSKTGPIVYKEGVHAVQARTAVALLDALGILRAHFVGNSQGGQSSMVAAITYPDRVNRFVMGGSHIGTGGDRYLMANRPSEGNRATREALADPTRENIRRYLRVHIDDEALVTDELVDYIHRAHTWSPAFDEARRQSVSVPHDYTPELAGIQAPVLLIHGRYDRMVAFEVSIAILNHVTNSRVVLLNNCGHWPPFEKPEEYTAHVLAFLKGY